AAAGGTGCGCGGCCTGACCCTGGTGGAGCTGCCCGCCAGTGATCAGTGCTGCGGCTTCGGCGGCACTTTTAGCGTCAAGAATCCCGAAACCAGTACGGCGATGCTGGCCGACAAAGTGCAGAGTGTGATGGGGACCGGAGCCGAATCCTGCACGGCGGGCGACAACAGTTGCCTGATGCACATCGGCGGCGGCCTCAGCCGTCTGCAAAGCGGAGTGGGGGTGGTGCATCTGGCGGAGATTCTGGCGAGTACCGAGTCGAGCAGCACTGGGTCCAATAGGGCTGGCAACTCGGAAACAATTGGCGCGGTGCAGGTCAGTGCCGAGGCATTGCTGTGAGCGCCGGAGGCATTCGCCCGTCCCGGCCTTTCCCCGACGCGGCCAGGGACACCCTGCAAGACGCCCAGATGCGGCGCAACCTCCGGCACGCAACCACCACCATCCGTGAGAAGCGGCTGCGGGCGGTCGCGGAGTTGCCTGACTGGGAAGCCATCCGCACGCACGGCGCAGCCCTCAAGGACGCCGCGCTCGCCGACCTGGCCGAGCATCTGCTGACGCTGGAGGCAGCAGTCAAGCGCCGGGGTGGTCAGGTTCACTGGGCGCGGGATGCTGAAGAGGCCCGCCGTATCGTGGCCGACCTCGCCGCCGCGCACGGGGCGCAGGAAATCATCAAAGTTAAAAGTATCAGCACCGACGAGATCGAGCTGAACGCGGCCCTGGAAGCGCGCGGCATCCGGGCCATCGAGACCGATTTGGCCGAGCTGATCGTGCAACTGGCGGGCGACACGCCGAGCCATATTCTGGTGCCCGCCATTCACAAGAACCGCGCCGAGATTCGTGATCTGTTCCGGCGCGAGCTGGGCGCGGACTTGCAAACCGACGAGCCGAAAGAGCTGGCCGAGGCTGCCCGCCTGTACCTGCGCGAGAAATTCCTGAGCACCAAAGTGGCGGTGTCGGGCGGCAACTTCGCGCTGGCCGATACGGGAACGGTGTGCATCGTGGAATCGGAAGGCAACGGGCGGATGTGCCTGACCCTGCCGGACGTGCTGATCACTGTGATGGGCATCGAGAAGGTGCTGCCCCGCTGGGCCGACATCGCGCCGTTCATGCAGCTGCTGCCGCGCAGCTCTACCGCCGAGCGGATGAACCCGTACACGAGTTTCTGGAGCGGGGTCACGCCCGGTGACGGCCCGCAGGAATTCCATCTGGTGCTGCTGGACAACGGGCGCACCGACGTGCTGGCCGATCAGGTGGGCCGCGAAACCCTGCGCTGCATCCGCTGCTCGGCGTGCCTCAATGTCTGTCCAGTGTACGAGCGGGCGGGTGGACATGCTTACGGCAGCGTGTATCCCGGCCCCATCGGCGCGATCCTGACGCCGCAACTGCTGCATCTGGAAGACGAGAACGCCAATTCTTTGCCCTGGGCCAGCAGTTTGTGCGGGGCCTGTTACGACGCCTGCCCGGTCAAGATCAACATTCCCGAGATTCTGATTTATTTGCGCGGGCAGATCACGACGCACAAAGCGCCGAGCGTTGAAAGTATCGCCATGAAAACGGCGGCCTGGATTTTCAACGAGCCGTTCCGCTTCGAGGGCGCACTCAAACTCGCCCGCGTCGGTCAGGGACCATTGGTGCAGCACGGCGCGATTCACGCCCTGCCCGGTCTGCTGGGTGGCTGGACGAGTTCGCGCAATCTGCCTGCCTTTCCGGCCAGATCGTTTCGTGAGCTGTGGCGTGAGGAGGGACGAAATGACGAGTGAGGCCCGCCTGGACATCCTGACCCGCATCAACCGGGCCACCGCTGGGCAGAAGCCGGAGCTGGAGCGCCCCGCTATCCCCGCGTCCAGCCGCCCGCAGGCCGGGATCGTGGCCCAGTTTGCCGAGTACGCCGCCGAGTACCGCGCCGAGGTCCACCGCGTTCTGGAAGCCGAGTTGTCCGCTCTGCTTTCCGAACTGCTGGCCGGAGCCGCCACCTTACAGCCAGCCGGGTTCCCATTCGCCGTCCAGATCGGCGGCACTCCCGACACCCAGCAGTCACACGCCGAACTCAGCCACTTCGATGCTGTACTGACAGGCTGCGCCGTCGCCATCGCCGAAACCGGAACCGTCGTACTCGATCACGGTCCCGGTCAGGGACGGCGGGCGCTGACGCTGATTCCCGACTGGCACGTCTGCGTGGTGCGGGCCGCTCAGGTGGTGGAGAGCGTGCCGCAGGCGGTGGCAGCCTTACAAGCGGCAGTCGCGGCGGGCCGTCCCCTGACCTGGATCAGCGGGCCGAGCGCCACCAGCGACATCGAACTCAGCCGGGTGGAGGGCGTTCATGGGCCGAGGCGACTGACGATTGTGGTCGTGGACGAGGCCCCACCGCTTTAGCTGTCCGGTTTCGCTGCCTTGCGCCTCGGCTTGACCTGCCAGGCTTCCTCGCTCAGCCCGGCGCGGGCATTCACGGCGCGGGCCATCACGAACAGCAAATCCGAGACGCGGTTGAGGTAGATCTGCGCCTGGAGATTGGCGTCCTCCACGTCCATCAGCCGCAGCATGTCGCGCTCGGCCCGCCTCGCCACACTGCGGGCCACATGCAGGCTGGCTCCAACAGGTGTGCCACTGGGATGAATGAAGTGGGTCAGCGGGGCCACGCCGTCCTGGTAGCGGTCAATCATCGCCTCCAGGAACGCCGCGTCTTCCTCGTCCATACGGGCGATATTTTTGGCGTAGGGGCTGTCTTGGCGGGTGGCGAGATCTGCGCCCAAATCAAACAGGGCGTTTTGCAGATACTCCAGGTCCGTTTCCACATCATCCTGCGGCGTGTGCGAGCGGGCGTTGTGGGCGCGGGCAAGGCCCAGCACGCTGTTGAGTTCGTCCACCGTGCCGTAAGCCTCGACTCGGGGGTGGGCCTTACTCACGCGGTCTGCACCGTAGAGTCCGGTCTGACCGCCGTCGCCGGTGCGGGTGTAGAGTTTCATGACCTCAAGGTAGAGCAAACGGCGCAGCTGACTCTGAATGAACGCCCACGGCTTTCTTTTTCTAGACCTTGCGCCCGGTCCGCTCGGTCAGGTCACGCAGCCGCCCGGCCAGCTCGTAGGTCACCGTGCCGTCCCGGTAGCGCCAGGTCCAGTTCTCCGGGCCGGTGCTGCCCGGCAGGTTCATGCGGTCCTCGGTGCTCAGATTGAGCAGGTCTTGCAGCGGTACCACGGCCAGGTTGGCTTTTGACTCGAAGGCGATCTCGGTCAGCATCCAGGCGAAACTCTCCTCGCTGGGGTCGCTGTGGGTGTAGATCCGGAAGGTGTGGTGTTCGTGTTCGTCGGCATTGCGCCACCAGCCCCTCGTGGTGTCATTGTCATGGGTGCCGGTATACACCACCTGGTTTTCCTTGAGGTTGTGCGGCAGAAAGGCGTTCACGGCAAAGTCGCCGCCGCCGAAGGCGAATTGCAGCACCGCCATGCCCGGCAGGCCATAGTCGTCGCGCAGCGCTTCCACATCCGGCGTGATGACGCCCAGGTCCTCGGCGATGATCGGCAAATCGCCCAGCGCTTTTCTGACCGCTTCGAACATCTGGTGGCCCAGCGCGGGTTTCCACTCGCCGATCATGGCCGTCTCGGCAGGGTAGGGGATTTCCCAGTACCCGGCAAAGCCCCTGAAGTGATCGACCCGGATCAGGTCGTAGAGCTTCAGGCTGGCCTGAAAGCGGCGAATCCACCATTGAAAGCCGTTTTGCTTCATAGCGTCCCAGTCGTAGAGAGGATTGCCCCAGAGCTGGCCGGTGTCGCTGAAATAGTCCGGCGGCACGCCCGCCACCACCGTCGGCTGGCCCTCGTCGTCGAAGAAAAATTGCTCGGGGTTGGCCCAGGCGTCCGAGGAATCCATCGCCACGAAGATGGGAATGTCGCCGATCACCTGCACGCCCTGTCCGGCGGCGTAGGTGCGAATGGCCGTCCACTGCTGGAAAAACAGGAACTGCTGGAAGGAGTAGCGCTCGATCTCACGAATCAGCCGGGTTCGGGCCTCGGTCATGACGTCGGCCTCACGCCTGCGAATCGGCAGCGGCCAGGTGTTCCAGGGCAGGCCGCCCTGCTCGTTTTTCAGCGCCATGAACAGGGCGTAGTCTTCCAGCCAGTGATGCTCGGTGGTTCTGAACGCCTGAAACTCGGTGTCGAGCTTGCCCATCTGGCCCTCGGCGCGCGCCGCGTCGAAGTGCGAGAAGGCGCGGCTGAGCATCTGGTTGCGCCAGATGTACTGCAAGCCGAAGTCCACCCGGTCGGGGCTGAAGTCTGGCACGGCGTCGAAGTCCACGTCCAGCAGCAGTTTCTGTTCACGCAGGGTCTCCAGACACACCAGGTACGGGTTGCCTGCAAAGGCCGAGAACGCCTGATAGGGGCTGTCGCCGTAGCCGGTGGGGCCGAGCGGCATGACCTGCCAGTAGCGCTGCCCGCCTGCCGCAAGCCAGTCGACGAAGTGCCGAGCGTCCTCGCCGAGTTCGCCGATGCCGTAGGGACCGGGCAAGCTGGTGGGGTGAAGAAGAACGCCACTGGAACGGGAAATACTCATGCTGTCTCCTTGACCGGAAGGGGTGCTGCCGCTCCTGGCTGCCTGGAGAGCGCGTGTCGCGGCGGCATTGGAACCCTTTCCATTGATAGCCGGGATTGTAGCAAGGCGGCGGCGAGCGCAAAGACACGGCTCAGGACAACGGGCCTTAAGGAAACAGTGCTCCAAAAAAATGCCCTCCCGCGCCGCGTGGGTGCAGGAGGGCAGAAGGCGTCGCCTGGGCAATGTCGAGGTGTGGGCGGAGTTCAGCGCACTGCTGTTTGCCGAAGCCTCAGGGGCCTGGACTTTCCGACCCCTTTCCCCGGCGCAGTGCCCACATGCTGCCTTTCAGTCCATCACGTCTTCAATCGGCACGATGCCGCGCTCTTCCTGTGTGACCCGGTACTCGCCCTGGGCAGCCACGAAGTCGGCGGCGAGTTGCAGGGTTTCCTCGACCCACTGGTAATCGTTACTGACCGTCACCACCCCGACGATTTCCCAGTCGTGGGCGTCGAGGCCATCGAGGCGGGCCACCGTCACCGGAAAGCGGGCCTTGAGCCGCTCGACGACGGGCCGCACCAGTGCCCTCTTTTCTTTGAGATTGGTGACCCAGGGCATTTCCAGGCGCAGCGTCAGGCTGCCGATGTAGCCGAGACTCATCGGGCGGGGCCTTGCGGGGGCGAGTGCATGGGCGTGAAGGCTCGGGGTGTCAGAGCATCCCGGCCAGGAAGCCCTGCTTGCGAATGGTGCGCAGCAAATCCATCACGGTGAGGGCGGTGGGGTCGTACTGCACCGCGATCTGTCCCTGGTCCGGCTGGGCCTGGGTCACGCCGGGCATGCCGAGCAGCACCTTGGAGATGCGCTCGCCCGCTTCCTTGTCCATGCCGCGCACGCCGATCAGCACGCGGGCCTTGTTTGTCGTCTGTGTCATTTGCTCTTCTCCGTGGACATCTCTTCATTGTGAAGGCTGACGGGCGCGGCTGCCTATCCGTTTTTCGCCTTTCCAGGGTCTGCGGAGAGGGGAGACGTCGGGGGGGAGGCGAGGCGCTCGCCGGGCGCGCTGGCGTGGCGGCTGCCGAGGTGGCGCACCGCGTAGCGGCCCAGCAGATGCGCTTCCTCGGCGTGGGCGGCGGCTTCGAGTTCTGGCGTCAGCGGAAAATGCACCTCGTAGACGGCGGTGTCGTAAGCACTCTTGACACAGGCGTGCAGCAGCCCGCTGGCCGTCTCGGGCGGAGCACCCCCGGCCAGCAGCACTTCCACCACCAGCACCACCGGCCGGTCACCCTGCCACACCGGCTGGGCCAGCAGCAGCCCCAGCACCCGGCCCTCCTCCTCGGCCAGAAAGCTGTGCTCACTGCGCTCGAAGAATTTCAGCGCGGGCAGCGACGTTCGCAGCCGCCCCTCGCGCTCGCGTTCCTCCAGCGTATCGAAGGTGGGGTCGCGTCGGCGCTGCACGTCCAGGTCGAGCGCCTCAAGGGCCGCGAAGTCGTCGGCTGAAAAGATCCGGTAGCGCAACATGCGCCCAGGCTAGCGCCTGACTGGCCGCGCATTGGTGGCTTATGGCAAACTGCCTGACATGACTGCTGACCCTATCCGTGCCCGCTTGGATGACCTGGCCGCTGCCCTGCGCCACTTTCACTCGGCCCTGCTCGATGTCGCCAAGAGTGAGTACGAATTCATGCACGGCCCGATCAATTCGCCGTACACCTTCTTCAATCTCGTGACCGGCGACCCGGCTTTTCAGTGGCTGCGCCCGCTCTCGGGCCTGATGTCCACCCTGGACGAGGTCGTAGACCAGAAGAATACCGTGCTGACCGAGCGCCACCTTGGTGATGTGCGCCAGGCTTACGGCCTGCTGTTCGGCAGTACCGACACCCGGTTTGCGGAGTTTCGCAGCGGCTACCAGCGGTCCAGGCACGACCCCCAGGTGCAGGCTGCCGAGGCGCAGGTACGCCAGGTGCTGGACGCGCATGCCGCCTGAGCCGGGCTTACCTATCTGGGCCAGTCAAATTGGGGTCAGTCAAATGTGGGTCAGCCGGAGATGAAACTGATCGTCGCCCTGGGCAATCCCGGTCTCCAGTACGCCCAGACCCGCCACAACATCGGCTGGCGGGTGGCCGACGAGCTGGTGCGCCAGCAGGGCGTGGGCTGGCTCTCTGGCGACCACGCCGAGCGGGCCGAGTTCCGGGTGGTGGGGGAGAAGGTCGTCATCATCAAGCCGCAGACCTTCATGAACGCCTCGGGCAAGGCCGTGCTGCCGCCGATACAGTTCTACAAGCTCGGCCCTGAGGCCCTGCTGGTCATTCAGGACGACCTCGACAGTCCCTTCGGACTGCTGCGGCTGCGGGTCGGCGGGCGGCACGGCGGCCAGAACGGGGTGCGCGACATCATCCGGGTGCTGGGCACCGAGCAGTTCACCCGTCTCAAGCTGGGTATTTCCCGCCCGCCCGCTGGCCGCGATCCCGCCGACTGGGTTCTGAGCAAGTGGGCTGAGGCCGAGCGGCCCACCCTTGACGAACTGGTGCGCCTCGGCGTGCTGGCGGTCCTCAAGTGGGTCACGGCTGGCTCCAAGGAAGCCCAGGCCGCCTACAACAGTACTGATCTGCGGCCCAGGCCGCCCGCTCCCGAGCCGACCAGTACCGAGCCAAATAGTGCCGAGGCCGGGCCAGAGCCTGACCCATTGGGCTGACATTTCTTGCAAAAACCTCTGAGCCGGTGGGTGCTGAACACCTTCCGGCTTTGTCGTGCCGTGGGAAGAAGCTGGGCGGCCATCTGGAGCCACCGATTTTCGGACCGTGCCAAGAAATTCTGACGAATTGCAATTCTGTTCTATCAAACCGCTATTTAGCAGACTAAATAATACACTTTGTTGACATCAGTCTGGACATCTGGCAAGTTTGGCGTTGACAGTCTGCATATCTGGCCTTAACCTGCTTTTAAGTTGGGTGGTCAAGAGCGCTTCCGGGCCTCCTCACCAATCCCGCAGAGCAGTGGAAAAAAGGAGCGGCATGAAACTGATCACCGCAGTGATACGGCCCGAACGGGTGCAGCAGGTCAAGGAAGCGCTGTTTCAGGCAGGCATCAGCGGCCTGACCCTCAGCCGGGTCAGCGGGCACGGCGGCGAGCAGGAGATCATCGAGCACTACCGGGGCACCCGCGTGATGGTGGAATTCCGGGACAAGGTGGAATTCAAGATGGCCGTCAGTGAGCCGTTCGTGGACGTCGCCATCGAGGCCATCTGCAAGAGCGCGCGCACCGGTGAGGTCGGCGACGGCAAGATTTTCGTTCAGCCGCTCGAACGGGTGGTCCGCATCCGTACCGGCGAGGAAGACAACAGTGCCCTGACGCCGGTCAATGAGAAGAAGCTCGCGCCGGTCGTCTGAACGGTTCCAGCCTCACGGCCCGGCCCCTCATTGCAAATTCACCGTTCAAGTAAGGAGAGTCATGCTGCTGATTTCCCCCCATTTGCTCAAGCGCTCGCTGCCGATGCTGACCCTGCTCTCTGCGGGCGCGGCGCTGGCCCAGGCCGCCAAGGCCCCCGCCTTCAACACCGGTGACACCGCCTGGATGATAGTGGCCGCCGCCCTGGTGCTGTTCATGACGCCGGGCCTGGCCTTCTTCTACGGTGGCCTGACCCGCTCGCAGAGTGTCCTCAACACCATGATGATGAGCTTCGTCTCCATCGCCATCGTGCTGGTGCTGTGGATGCTGGGCGGCTACAGCATCGCCTTCGCGCCGGGCAACGCCTTCTTCGGCAATCTCAGCGCGGCAGGCTTCAACGGCCTCGACAACGCGGTCAACGGCACCATCCCCTCCTACGTCTTCGCGGCCTTCCAGGCGATGTTCGCGGTCATCGCCCTGGCGCTGATCTCCGGCGCGGTGGTCGAGCGGATGCGCTTCGGGGCCTTTTTGCTGTTCGGCGGGCTGTGGAGCCTGCTCATTTATTCGCCGCTGGCCCACATGGTCTGGGGCGGCGGCTGGCTGGGCGTGCGCGGCGCGCTGGACTTCGCGGGCGGCACCGTCATTCACATTGCGGCGGGTGTTAGTGCCCTGGTCGCCGCCTTCGTGCTGGGGCCGCGCATCGGGCATGGCCGCACCGCCCACGTGCCGCACAACGTGCCGTTCGTGCTGCTGGGTGCGGCGATTCTGTGGTTCGGCTGGATTGGCTTCAACGCGGGCAGCGCCCTGGGGGCCAACCAGTCTGCAGCCCTGGCTTTCATGACCACCTGCGTCGCCACCGCCGCCGCCATGCTGACCTGGCTGGCCTGGGAAAGTGTGCGCGGCGGCAAGCCCACCGCCGTCGGCGCGGCCACCGGGCTGGTCGTCGGCCTGGTCGCCATCACCCCCGCTTGCGGCTTCGTCTCGCCCTGGGCTTCGCTGGTCGTCGGTATCGCGGGAGCCACCGCCAGCTTCTGGGCCGTGCAGTTCAAGCAGTCCTTCCGTGCCGACGACGCCCTCGACGTGTTTGCCTGTCACGGCATCGCGGGTATCGTGGGGGCCTTACTGACCGGCGCACTGGCCTGGACCACCGGGCAGGGCAAGCCGCTGGGCGAGCAGATGCTGATTCAGACTGAGGCGGTGCTGTTTACCCTGGTTTTCTGCGGCCTGGGCAGCTTCATCCTGCTCAAGCTGGTGGGGCTGGTCATGCCGCTGCGCGTGACACCGGGCCAGGAAATCAGCGGCATCGACATTTCCTCGCACAGCGAGCAGGGCTACGCCGAGTCCGAGTCGGGCCTGAGCGCTCCGGTGATGATCGGCGGCGACTGACGTTCTCTGAATTGACCCTGCCGAAATGAACTTCTCGACCTCTGGACCCCGGCGCGGCTTGCCGGGGCCTTCATGTTGCTGTTATCTTTTTGGACTGAGGCCAAGTCTGGCCGGGGGGCCGAATCGGGATTGATGTCCTTAAAAGTGCCTGGGGACGCTGTGATAAGATTTTCGCTGAGCTTGACAGTCTAAGAGTCG
This portion of the Deinococcus rubellus genome encodes:
- the pth gene encoding aminoacyl-tRNA hydrolase; this translates as MKLIVALGNPGLQYAQTRHNIGWRVADELVRQQGVGWLSGDHAERAEFRVVGEKVVIIKPQTFMNASGKAVLPPIQFYKLGPEALLVIQDDLDSPFGLLRLRVGGRHGGQNGVRDIIRVLGTEQFTRLKLGISRPPAGRDPADWVLSKWAEAERPTLDELVRLGVLAVLKWVTAGSKEAQAAYNSTDLRPRPPAPEPTSTEPNSAEAGPEPDPLG
- a CDS encoding ammonium transporter, with product MLLISPHLLKRSLPMLTLLSAGAALAQAAKAPAFNTGDTAWMIVAAALVLFMTPGLAFFYGGLTRSQSVLNTMMMSFVSIAIVLVLWMLGGYSIAFAPGNAFFGNLSAAGFNGLDNAVNGTIPSYVFAAFQAMFAVIALALISGAVVERMRFGAFLLFGGLWSLLIYSPLAHMVWGGGWLGVRGALDFAGGTVIHIAAGVSALVAAFVLGPRIGHGRTAHVPHNVPFVLLGAAILWFGWIGFNAGSALGANQSAALAFMTTCVATAAAMLTWLAWESVRGGKPTAVGAATGLVVGLVAITPACGFVSPWASLVVGIAGATASFWAVQFKQSFRADDALDVFACHGIAGIVGALLTGALAWTTGQGKPLGEQMLIQTEAVLFTLVFCGLGSFILLKLVGLVMPLRVTPGQEISGIDISSHSEQGYAESESGLSAPVMIGGD
- a CDS encoding heavy-metal-associated domain-containing protein; translated protein: MTQTTNKARVLIGVRGMDKEAGERISKVLLGMPGVTQAQPDQGQIAVQYDPTALTVMDLLRTIRKQGFLAGML
- a CDS encoding LutC/YkgG family protein, which produces MTSEARLDILTRINRATAGQKPELERPAIPASSRPQAGIVAQFAEYAAEYRAEVHRVLEAELSALLSELLAGAATLQPAGFPFAVQIGGTPDTQQSHAELSHFDAVLTGCAVAIAETGTVVLDHGPGQGRRALTLIPDWHVCVVRAAQVVESVPQAVAALQAAVAAGRPLTWISGPSATSDIELSRVEGVHGPRRLTIVVVDEAPPL
- a CDS encoding DUF503 domain-containing protein, whose translation is MSLGYIGSLTLRLEMPWVTNLKEKRALVRPVVERLKARFPVTVARLDGLDAHDWEIVGVVTVSNDYQWVEETLQLAADFVAAQGEYRVTQEERGIVPIEDVMD
- a CDS encoding DUF1999 domain-containing protein, whose protein sequence is MLRYRIFSADDFAALEALDLDVQRRRDPTFDTLEEREREGRLRTSLPALKFFERSEHSFLAEEEGRVLGLLLAQPVWQGDRPVVLVVEVLLAGGAPPETASGLLHACVKSAYDTAVYEVHFPLTPELEAAAHAEEAHLLGRYAVRHLGSRHASAPGERLASPPTSPLSADPGKAKNG
- a CDS encoding cob(I)yrinic acid a,c-diamide adenosyltransferase, with the protein product MKLYTRTGDGGQTGLYGADRVSKAHPRVEAYGTVDELNSVLGLARAHNARSHTPQDDVETDLEYLQNALFDLGADLATRQDSPYAKNIARMDEEDAAFLEAMIDRYQDGVAPLTHFIHPSGTPVGASLHVARSVARRAERDMLRLMDVEDANLQAQIYLNRVSDLLFVMARAVNARAGLSEEAWQVKPRRKAAKPDS
- a CDS encoding P-II family nitrogen regulator, coding for MKLITAVIRPERVQQVKEALFQAGISGLTLSRVSGHGGEQEIIEHYRGTRVMVEFRDKVEFKMAVSEPFVDVAIEAICKSARTGEVGDGKIFVQPLERVVRIRTGEEDNSALTPVNEKKLAPVV
- a CDS encoding lactate utilization protein B, which translates into the protein MSAGGIRPSRPFPDAARDTLQDAQMRRNLRHATTTIREKRLRAVAELPDWEAIRTHGAALKDAALADLAEHLLTLEAAVKRRGGQVHWARDAEEARRIVADLAAAHGAQEIIKVKSISTDEIELNAALEARGIRAIETDLAELIVQLAGDTPSHILVPAIHKNRAEIRDLFRRELGADLQTDEPKELAEAARLYLREKFLSTKVAVSGGNFALADTGTVCIVESEGNGRMCLTLPDVLITVMGIEKVLPRWADIAPFMQLLPRSSTAERMNPYTSFWSGVTPGDGPQEFHLVLLDNGRTDVLADQVGRETLRCIRCSACLNVCPVYERAGGHAYGSVYPGPIGAILTPQLLHLEDENANSLPWASSLCGACYDACPVKINIPEILIYLRGQITTHKAPSVESIAMKTAAWIFNEPFRFEGALKLARVGQGPLVQHGAIHALPGLLGGWTSSRNLPAFPARSFRELWREEGRNDE
- the malQ gene encoding 4-alpha-glucanotransferase produces the protein MSISRSSGVLLHPTSLPGPYGIGELGEDARHFVDWLAAGGQRYWQVMPLGPTGYGDSPYQAFSAFAGNPYLVCLETLREQKLLLDVDFDAVPDFSPDRVDFGLQYIWRNQMLSRAFSHFDAARAEGQMGKLDTEFQAFRTTEHHWLEDYALFMALKNEQGGLPWNTWPLPIRRREADVMTEARTRLIREIERYSFQQFLFFQQWTAIRTYAAGQGVQVIGDIPIFVAMDSSDAWANPEQFFFDDEGQPTVVAGVPPDYFSDTGQLWGNPLYDWDAMKQNGFQWWIRRFQASLKLYDLIRVDHFRGFAGYWEIPYPAETAMIGEWKPALGHQMFEAVRKALGDLPIIAEDLGVITPDVEALRDDYGLPGMAVLQFAFGGGDFAVNAFLPHNLKENQVVYTGTHDNDTTRGWWRNADEHEHHTFRIYTHSDPSEESFAWMLTEIAFESKANLAVVPLQDLLNLSTEDRMNLPGSTGPENWTWRYRDGTVTYELAGRLRDLTERTGRKV